The Streptomyces tubercidicus DNA segment CCGTACTCCAAGCTGCTCAGCGAGCGCATCATCTTCCTGGGCACCCCCGTCGACGACGCGTCCGCCAACGACGTCATGGCGCAGCTCATCCACCTCGAACACAGCGCGCCCGAGCAGGACATCTCGCTCTACATCAACTCGCCCGGCGGCTCGTTCACCGCGATGACCGCCATCTACGACACGATGCGCTTCGTGTCGTGCGACGTGCAGACCATCTGCCTCGGGCAGGCCGCCTCCGCCGCCGCGGTGCTGCTGGCCGCCGGGACCCCCGGCAAGCGGCTGGCGCTGCCCGGCGCCCGGATCCTGATCCACCAGCCCTCGCTCCACGAGCCCATCCAGGGCCAGGCCACCGATCTGCAGATCGAGGCGGAGGAGTTGCTGCGCACCCGCGACATGCTGGAGCGGATGCTGGCGGAGCACACCGGACAGCCCCGGGAACGGATCGCCGCCGATATCGAGCGCGACAAGATCTTCGACGCACCGGCCGCCCAGGAGTACGGCCTGATCGACGGGCTCACCCAGCAGCGCAAGCAGTCCGCCTCCCAACTCGGCGCGCGGTGAGCCCGGATGCTGCTGCCGGAACTGCCGCCGCTGCCCGCCCTGACGCGTGCGGAGGGTGAACTGATCGACCGTTACCTGGAAGTGCTCGACCTGCTGGGAAGGATCAACCCGGCCCGCGGCGGCGACACCTACACCGCGCTGCGGGCCGCCCAGGCACTGACCGGCAAGGCCACCGGACTGCGCGATGCGCTGACGCGGATGCACGACCGGGGCGAGAGCGAGCTGCACCGCGAGACCTTGACCCGGGCACTGCGGGTCCTGGAGGGGGAGCGACGGGCCGGACTCGTGACGATGCCGCCGCCCGCGGAGAGTTGACCCGACACGCCTACTGGGCTGCGCAGACGGCGTAGCGTCCAGGCCCGATGTGAGGAGGCGACGAATTGCGCAGGGCGGACACAATTCCTGGGACCTTTGATGTTTCGCCCCTGGTCCAGAGGGTGCAACACCCCGCCCCATAGCACTTGAGGGAACAAATCTAACCATTCGGGTCAAATGTGACCCATCTCACATACGGCATTTTCAGCTCGGAATTCCGGTGGCGGGTGCGTGACGATCCCTTCGACGGCAAGACCCCGCCACAGCGACGGGGCGGTCCGGACGGGCGCCTAATCCCGCCGCCGTACCGGATGTCCGGTCGACGTTGTGGATCGGCGGGAGCGGAGGACCCGAGCAGGACGGGGTCCCGGCCTTACGGGCCGAGGGCTCCTTGGGGTGAAGCCGTACGCACGGCCGGGCATCTTCGCCTGCCCGAACCCGACAGGTCTTCCTTCGCAGGCGGCTGACGAAGGGTTTGCGCATGACTGTGCGCATGCATACGCCGAATCTGCTGGCGCGCGCCGGCACCGTCACCGCCCTGACGCTGGTCACCCTGGGTGGGACAACCATCGCCCCGGGAGCGGCCGGTGACGCCGAGGGCGCCTCCGTGTCCGCCTACGCGCTGCGGATCGCGGCCTCCAAGAGGGGCGCGCCCTACCAGTACGGCGCCCAAGGGCCGCACGCCTTCGACTGTTCCGGGCTGACGCTGTACTCGTTCAGGCGCGCCGGCCGGGCCCTGCCCCGCACCGCCGCCGCCCAGTATGGCCGCACCCTGCATATCCCGGCCTCCCTGCGCAAACGCGGTGACCTGGTCTTCTTCCGTTCCGCGGGCGGCATTTACCACGTCGGCATCTACGCGGGCCGGGGCCGGATGTGGCATGCGCCCAAGGCCGGAAGCGTGGTGCGGCTGGAACGGATCTGGAGCCGCACGGTGTCTTACGGGCGGGTGGGCTGATCC contains these protein-coding regions:
- a CDS encoding ATP-dependent Clp protease proteolytic subunit; this translates as MLQPMARYVLPEFTERTSQGTRTMDPYSKLLSERIIFLGTPVDDASANDVMAQLIHLEHSAPEQDISLYINSPGGSFTAMTAIYDTMRFVSCDVQTICLGQAASAAAVLLAAGTPGKRLALPGARILIHQPSLHEPIQGQATDLQIEAEELLRTRDMLERMLAEHTGQPRERIAADIERDKIFDAPAAQEYGLIDGLTQQRKQSASQLGAR
- a CDS encoding C40 family peptidase: MTVRMHTPNLLARAGTVTALTLVTLGGTTIAPGAAGDAEGASVSAYALRIAASKRGAPYQYGAQGPHAFDCSGLTLYSFRRAGRALPRTAAAQYGRTLHIPASLRKRGDLVFFRSAGGIYHVGIYAGRGRMWHAPKAGSVVRLERIWSRTVSYGRVG